The following coding sequences lie in one Lolium perenne isolate Kyuss_39 chromosome 2, Kyuss_2.0, whole genome shotgun sequence genomic window:
- the LOC127328797 gene encoding uncharacterized protein gives MDVGNHTETHHITAHGTTTLEVVYTNEEATMERILAMYEKWLEKEKNMFVGLDLEYTPRSTCKRQEMVVLQISMRQHVLVYHYNSSFKHCPALNNFFERKGITFASVDTRNDKVMLAHAKIHILELYHVDIQDIFKTRVGMANLAEAIIEGPTRT, from the coding sequence ATGGACGTCGGGAACCATACGGAGACCCATCACATCACTGCCCATGGCACCACGACTCTGGAAGTTGTCTACACCAATGAAGAAGCTACTATGGAGCGAATCCTAGCCATGTATGAGAAATGGCTCGAGAAGGAGAAGAACATGTTCGTTGGACTTGACCTCGAGTACACCCCACGTAGCACGTGCAAGCGACAAGAGATGGTCGTCTTGCAAATCTCCATGCGGCAGCACGTCCTCGTGTACCACTACAACAGTTCCTTCAAACATTGTCCGGCTCTGAACAATTTTTTTGAGCGCAAGGGTATTACTTTCGCGAGCGTTGACACTAGAAATGACAAGGTCATGCTTGCCCATGCCAAGATACATATTCTAGAGCTGTACCACGTCGACATCCAAGATATATTCAAGACCCGGGTAGGAATGGCTAATCTAGCAGAGGCCATCATCGAGGGTCCTACAAGAACATGA